A stretch of the Poseidonibacter parvus genome encodes the following:
- a CDS encoding TlyA family rRNA (cytidine-2'-O)-methyltransferase has protein sequence MRLDQYVKEHFNIQSRNKANELIKANKIKVNNKIITKASFEVNDENNVEILEEDFYVSRAAYKLKYFLDEIANLDFKSKEALDIGSSTGGFTQILLEKNINSVTCVDVGSNQLHERIKDNNKITFFENTDIRIFKSKEPFEIVTCDVSFISILNIIEDINRLSSKEIIILFKPQFEVGTNVKRDKKGVVKDKKAITRARNIFLDKTQFLNWELKYNSMSKLQGKDGNEEELFYFSK, from the coding sequence ATGAGATTAGATCAATATGTAAAAGAGCACTTTAATATTCAAAGTAGAAATAAAGCAAATGAGCTTATAAAAGCAAATAAAATAAAAGTAAATAATAAAATAATTACTAAAGCATCATTTGAAGTTAATGATGAAAATAATGTTGAAATATTAGAAGAAGATTTCTATGTTTCAAGAGCAGCTTATAAGCTAAAATACTTTTTAGATGAAATAGCAAACTTAGACTTTAAAAGTAAAGAAGCACTTGATATTGGAAGTAGTACAGGTGGTTTTACACAAATACTTTTAGAAAAAAATATTAACAGTGTTACATGTGTTGATGTAGGTTCTAATCAGTTACATGAAAGAATTAAAGATAATAATAAAATAACTTTTTTTGAGAATACTGATATTAGAATTTTTAAAAGCAAAGAACCTTTTGAAATAGTAACTTGTGATGTTTCTTTTATTTCTATATTAAATATCATTGAAGATATAAATAGACTATCTTCAAAAGAAATAATTATTTTATTCAAACCTCAATTTGAGGTTGGAACAAATGTCAAAAGAGATAAAAAAGGTGTAGTAAAAGATAAAAAAGCTATTACAAGAGCAAGAAATATTTTTCTTGATAAAACACAATTTTTAAACTGGGAACTAAAATATAACTCAATGAGTAAACTACAAGGAAAAGATGGAAATGAAGAAGAACTTTTCTACTTTAGTAAGTAA
- the bcp gene encoding thioredoxin-dependent thiol peroxidase, which translates to MLEIGNKAPDFCAPNQDDVEICSRDLDGKWIVLYFYPKDLTPGCTTQACDFTSSHLEFDDLDAVILGVSPDDAAKHRKFIEKHDLSITLLADENKKMCEDYGVWQLKKFMGKEYMGVVRSTFIISPEGKIAAVWEKVSVRKKKTVKGEKIEILHVNEVKEKLQELQAN; encoded by the coding sequence ATGTTAGAAATAGGAAATAAAGCACCAGATTTTTGTGCACCAAATCAAGATGATGTTGAGATTTGTTCAAGAGATTTAGACGGTAAATGGATAGTATTATATTTTTATCCAAAAGATTTAACTCCAGGATGTACTACTCAAGCTTGTGATTTTACAAGTTCACATTTAGAGTTTGACGACTTAGATGCAGTTATTTTAGGTGTTTCACCTGATGATGCAGCAAAGCATAGAAAATTTATTGAAAAACATGATTTATCAATCACGCTATTAGCAGATGAAAATAAAAAAATGTGTGAAGATTATGGTGTTTGGCAACTAAAAAAATTCATGGGTAAAGAATATATGGGAGTTGTTAGAAGTACTTTTATAATATCACCTGAGGGTAAAATTGCTGCTGTTTGGGAAAAAGTAAGTGTACGAAAGAAGAAAACTGTAAAAGGTGAGAAAATAGAAATCTTACACGTAAATGAAGTAAAAGAAAAACTTCAAGAACTACAAGCAAACTAA
- a CDS encoding putative Ig domain-containing protein — protein MNKSVKNVVLSTVAATLLVGCFGSGSGTSSSSLSGLSGSVIDGYIKNSKVFLDLDLDGSFTSDLEPFAITDEKGSYSISLTSEQRSHTNFNIAPLIATGGIDTDTNQAFEGKLEAPNNGSSNNLTPMTTVVSKMVQAEDLSNKTESEIKDIVNTKKETLKKVLGISSDVDISDDFISKKNTELNKVALQVQKTVELISKALDDGSTSNDEIQEKVIQTLAKKVEALKDDTTANIEKVVDETTKEAENNTSELFTLTGKILTTEVTKSIKTVSDNIDKAFEQIDLNKESGETFEDIVEKVIIVVEEQTSKLEEAIEKDEVTDGYVEVLDENSAILKKSKSELRKIGIVNELDILGVSGDIDTIANELVAITDPVIEFNNFYEVINSDFITTYPKYSEILAKINERKVSKVSIPKVNVYQGMKIELSLSDAFNNIEGSEDFIYSVTGLPTWVFDDSEEKELVFDNPSNSDVGSFTFDIEVNSGNTTLGTKKVFVEVLNINDAPTVSSEIKDASINQGDNTLSIDVKPNFADIDIDDELTYSATLEDGTILPSWVSFENGVLSATPTNTNVGNISLKVTASDIKGLMVSDIFTLTVNNLNDAPKVKTPILDTAAEQTVLFSLDIKSNFEDIDANDTLTYTATLEGGASLPSWLSFEDGIFNGTPGNADINMLTIVVIASDGLIDISDTFTLDVRDRNDSPTVSTPTIPGNITFIEDTPTNINLNDYFADVDANDTLSFKATLSDGSVLPTWITLNENILSVVGENENVGEIDIKVIATDKLGLSVSNTFEIVIENSNDAPTSSNQSFNLDSSTSLTLNGTLTGNDIDVGDTITFEFGAINGGTLTSNLDGTFTYTTDEGFTGTDTFEFSVKDTAGASSQMYTASINVTDGSLPLNKDVDDAIEKIKSIDLETENIDIKLNEAKDLLNENTNPEAEIVRLSISLAEIANDDDIASLLNLDDGSAISSLSTLNTIVRSTVMNTVTVSVKDDATNLSSVSTQKLNKVADELKKISDEFGNLFSSDDDVYTYDGENMNYNDSLALRAGILSFAAQLKQQSSYQWGSNADIEIRDYEGNEYRNINVDLAAVLNEGTVYKLTSDASSRLPEAKAFLSQAADLLLELPLGYDGDIEDEETGLTQEDKDEITSIKLSLAGTTAYTLEVDDDEDIKEVKVDLSKMYDVSTALDITSFGTNWQNLCYEGDIISVEEAKIEGTLDCKVVDWYDSYSGVTYAHFESAEAEPQTMPTADNSKIDDIVLSITKIDDTILTGQEMIDFVLEDETKVEALGTTWGNSKYSSDYLVNGNDVKVSEEYGTLKVNAYKADGISSKAQAKRSFNIPKSEIKAKIRLRDVDEVDSTTSRGSFQAVMNNINSADERIYAHIQLRNNRIQYYVGRYDSTGNIEAEDYTDYTNGNHKFAETSTANDDASVKFAVSIATSGADIIFNVSKVDGSGTVIENYDEKVITTDSSFDLGIDEARFRAEVRLSSDDGTLYDQITTPTKLRVHSFSTVDSYPDAALATLSVGDTAILTGKNPWYDIMTVNNGSITLKMYDNDDGTYVYSESETFTTDLTTTSSTFNITQAGEEGSAEIMNTVQVGEDLFKSDIKFTNTVETNESDTWGWDDHGATDIDELVTLFTNGNTYFQTANTTFMLKSNGIVAKGMFSGSDEYGDHFSYGAEVSSASWRKEDGKIKVDLSTDYKVLMSFELNSSNDIVESEINQIGYTDSDYLYTGSGALQYFENQTGINPND, from the coding sequence ATGAATAAAAGTGTAAAAAATGTTGTCTTATCGACTGTTGCTGCAACTTTGCTTGTAGGTTGTTTTGGTTCAGGTAGTGGAACGTCTTCTAGTTCTTTAAGTGGGTTAAGTGGATCTGTAATTGATGGGTATATTAAAAATTCAAAAGTTTTTCTTGACCTTGACTTAGATGGTTCTTTTACTTCTGATTTAGAACCTTTTGCGATAACAGATGAAAAGGGTAGTTATTCTATTTCTCTTACTTCTGAACAAAGAAGTCACACGAATTTTAATATTGCACCATTAATTGCGACTGGAGGTATTGATACTGACACTAATCAAGCCTTTGAAGGAAAACTTGAAGCACCTAATAATGGTTCAAGTAATAATCTTACTCCTATGACTACAGTTGTATCTAAAATGGTTCAAGCTGAAGATCTATCAAATAAAACTGAATCAGAAATTAAAGATATTGTTAACACTAAAAAAGAAACATTGAAAAAAGTACTTGGTATTTCTTCTGATGTAGATATTTCTGATGACTTTATTTCGAAGAAAAATACAGAATTGAATAAAGTAGCTTTACAAGTTCAAAAAACGGTTGAGCTTATTTCTAAGGCCTTAGATGATGGTTCAACTTCAAATGATGAAATTCAAGAGAAAGTAATCCAAACACTTGCAAAAAAAGTTGAAGCATTAAAAGATGACACAACTGCTAATATTGAAAAAGTTGTTGACGAGACAACTAAAGAAGCAGAAAATAATACTTCTGAATTATTTACATTAACAGGAAAAATTCTAACTACAGAAGTTACAAAAAGTATTAAAACTGTATCAGATAATATTGATAAAGCCTTTGAGCAAATTGATTTAAATAAAGAATCTGGCGAAACTTTTGAGGATATTGTTGAAAAAGTAATTATTGTAGTTGAAGAGCAAACTTCAAAACTAGAAGAAGCAATAGAAAAAGATGAAGTAACTGATGGTTATGTAGAAGTTTTAGATGAAAACTCAGCTATTTTAAAAAAATCTAAAAGTGAATTAAGAAAAATAGGTATTGTAAATGAATTAGATATTCTAGGTGTGAGTGGAGATATTGATACAATTGCAAATGAATTAGTAGCTATTACTGATCCTGTAATTGAATTTAACAATTTTTATGAAGTTATAAATTCAGATTTTATTACTACTTATCCTAAGTACTCAGAAATTCTAGCAAAAATTAATGAAAGAAAAGTTTCGAAAGTTTCAATTCCTAAAGTAAATGTATATCAAGGTATGAAAATAGAATTATCTTTATCAGATGCTTTTAATAATATAGAAGGAAGTGAAGATTTTATTTATTCAGTTACAGGTTTGCCTACTTGGGTTTTTGATGATAGCGAAGAAAAAGAACTTGTTTTTGACAATCCATCAAATTCAGATGTAGGCTCTTTTACTTTTGATATAGAAGTAAACAGTGGAAATACTACTCTTGGAACTAAAAAAGTATTTGTTGAAGTATTAAATATAAATGATGCTCCTACTGTTTCAAGTGAAATTAAAGATGCCTCAATTAATCAAGGAGATAATACTCTTTCAATTGATGTAAAACCAAACTTTGCAGATATAGATATAGACGACGAATTAACTTATTCTGCAACTTTAGAAGATGGAACAATATTACCTTCTTGGGTAAGTTTTGAAAATGGAGTACTAAGTGCAACTCCTACAAATACAAATGTTGGAAATATAAGTTTAAAAGTTACTGCAAGTGATATAAAAGGTTTAATGGTTAGTGATATTTTTACATTAACTGTAAATAATCTAAATGATGCACCAAAAGTTAAGACACCTATTTTGGATACAGCGGCAGAACAAACTGTATTATTTAGTCTTGACATAAAGTCAAATTTTGAAGATATAGATGCAAATGATACTTTAACTTATACAGCTACACTTGAAGGGGGAGCTTCTCTTCCTTCTTGGTTAAGTTTTGAAGATGGAATATTTAATGGTACACCAGGTAATGCAGATATTAATATGTTAACAATTGTAGTAATTGCTAGTGATGGTTTAATTGATATCTCTGATACATTTACATTAGACGTTAGAGATAGAAACGATTCTCCTACAGTATCTACACCTACAATCCCTGGAAATATTACTTTTATAGAAGATACTCCAACTAATATCAATTTAAATGACTATTTTGCAGATGTAGATGCAAATGATACTTTATCATTTAAAGCTACTTTATCGGATGGAAGTGTTTTACCTACATGGATTACATTAAACGAAAATATTCTTAGCGTAGTAGGAGAAAATGAGAATGTTGGTGAGATTGATATTAAAGTAATAGCAACAGATAAATTAGGATTAAGCGTTTCTAATACATTTGAAATTGTTATTGAAAATTCAAATGATGCACCAACATCATCAAATCAATCATTTAACTTAGATTCATCTACTTCATTAACTTTAAATGGAACATTAACTGGAAATGATATTGATGTTGGAGATACTATTACTTTTGAATTTGGAGCAATTAATGGTGGAACATTAACATCTAATCTTGATGGAACATTTACGTATACAACTGATGAAGGATTTACAGGAACTGATACTTTTGAGTTTAGTGTTAAAGATACTGCTGGTGCATCTTCTCAAATGTACACAGCTAGTATAAATGTTACTGATGGAAGTCTTCCTTTAAATAAAGATGTAGATGATGCTATTGAAAAAATTAAATCAATTGATCTAGAAACAGAAAATATTGATATTAAATTAAATGAAGCAAAAGATTTATTAAATGAAAATACAAATCCTGAAGCTGAAATTGTAAGATTATCCATTTCACTTGCAGAAATTGCAAATGATGATGATATTGCTTCTTTATTAAATTTAGATGATGGTTCAGCTATTAGCTCACTTTCTACACTTAATACAATTGTAAGATCAACTGTAATGAACACAGTTACTGTATCGGTTAAAGATGATGCTACAAACTTAAGTTCAGTATCAACACAAAAATTAAATAAAGTTGCTGATGAATTAAAGAAAATTAGTGATGAATTTGGAAACTTATTTAGTTCAGATGATGATGTATATACTTACGATGGTGAAAATATGAATTATAATGATTCTTTAGCCTTAAGAGCGGGTATTTTAAGTTTCGCTGCACAGTTAAAACAGCAATCATCTTATCAGTGGGGAAGTAATGCTGATATTGAAATAAGAGATTATGAAGGTAACGAATATAGAAATATTAATGTTGATCTAGCAGCTGTTTTAAACGAAGGGACTGTTTATAAATTAACTTCAGATGCAAGTTCTAGATTACCAGAAGCAAAAGCATTTCTATCTCAAGCTGCTGATTTATTATTAGAATTACCTCTTGGTTATGATGGTGATATTGAAGATGAAGAAACAGGTTTAACTCAAGAAGATAAAGATGAGATAACTTCAATTAAATTATCATTAGCTGGTACAACTGCATATACTTTAGAAGTAGATGATGATGAAGATATTAAGGAAGTGAAAGTTGATTTATCTAAGATGTATGATGTATCAACAGCTTTAGATATTACAAGTTTTGGAACAAACTGGCAAAACTTATGTTATGAAGGTGATATTATAAGTGTTGAAGAAGCTAAAATTGAAGGTACTTTAGATTGTAAAGTAGTTGATTGGTATGATTCATATTCAGGAGTAACTTATGCACATTTTGAAAGTGCAGAAGCAGAACCTCAAACTATGCCAACTGCTGATAATTCAAAAATTGATGATATTGTTTTAAGTATTACAAAAATTGATGATACTATTTTAACAGGGCAAGAAATGATTGATTTTGTGCTTGAAGATGAAACAAAAGTTGAAGCACTAGGTACAACATGGGGGAATAGTAAATATTCTAGTGATTATTTAGTAAATGGAAATGATGTAAAGGTTAGTGAAGAATATGGTACTTTAAAAGTTAATGCTTATAAAGCAGATGGGATTTCTTCTAAAGCTCAAGCTAAAAGAAGTTTTAATATACCTAAATCAGAAATTAAAGCAAAAATTAGATTACGAGATGTTGATGAGGTAGATTCAACTACAAGTAGAGGTTCTTTCCAAGCTGTAATGAATAATATTAATTCAGCTGATGAAAGAATTTATGCACATATTCAACTTAGAAATAATCGAATACAATATTATGTAGGAAGATATGATTCAACAGGGAATATCGAGGCAGAAGATTATACTGATTATACAAATGGCAATCATAAATTTGCAGAAACTTCAACTGCAAATGATGATGCTTCTGTGAAGTTTGCTGTAAGCATTGCAACAAGTGGAGCGGATATTATTTTTAATGTAAGTAAAGTTGATGGTTCAGGTACGGTAATTGAGAATTATGATGAAAAAGTTATTACAACTGATTCTTCTTTTGATTTAGGTATTGATGAAGCTAGATTTAGAGCAGAAGTAAGATTATCTTCTGATGATGGTACATTATATGATCAAATCACAACTCCAACAAAACTAAGAGTACATTCTTTTAGTACAGTTGATTCGTATCCTGATGCAGCACTAGCTACATTATCTGTAGGTGATACAGCTATATTAACAGGTAAGAATCCATGGTATGATATTATGACGGTTAATAATGGTTCTATTACATTAAAAATGTATGATAATGATGATGGTACTTATGTTTACTCTGAATCTGAAACATTTACTACAGATTTAACTACAACATCTAGTACTTTTAATATTACTCAAGCAGGAGAAGAAGGTAGTGCTGAAATAATGAATACAGTACAAGTAGGAGAAGATTTATTTAAAAGTGATATTAAGTTTACAAATACTGTTGAAACAAATGAGTCTGATACATGGGGCTGGGATGATCATGGTGCTACAGATATTGATGAATTAGTTACACTATTTACAAATGGTAACACATATTTTCAAACTGCAAACACTACATTTATGTTGAAGTCAAATGGTATTGTGGCTAAAGGTATGTTTAGTGGTTCAGATGAATATGGTGATCACTTCAGCTATGGTGCAGAAGTATCAAGTGCAAGTTGGAGAAAAGAGGATGGTAAAATTAAAGTTGATTTATCAACTGATTACAAAGTACTAATGTCATTTGAGCTTAATTCTTCTAATGACATTGTTGAATCTGAAATAAATCAAATAGGATATACTGATTCTGATTATTTATATACAGGTAGTGGTGCATTACAATATTTTGAAAATCAAACGGGTATAAATCCAAATGATTAA
- a CDS encoding bifunctional riboflavin kinase/FAD synthetase, translating into MKKNFSTLVSKNTITSLAIGGFDGMHCAHQELFKHLDENGAILSIESGYATLTPKKYRQEYSKYPIYYYVLKDIKHLAGDEFIKLLKEQYPKLQKIVVGFDFCFGKNRGYCIPQLKEIFEGEVVVVDEFKIDNIPVHSRTIREYISNGELTIANKLLNKEYKIYGTQIKGQGLGSKSFVPTINLKVDDFLLPQAGVYITKTILDEKEYDSITFLGHRVTTDGSYAIETHILNSDIKDDEYEIQIKFFKKIRDNKKFESFEGLKQQILSDINEAKDYFLN; encoded by the coding sequence ATGAAGAAGAACTTTTCTACTTTAGTAAGTAAAAATACAATAACATCACTTGCTATTGGTGGTTTTGATGGAATGCATTGTGCACATCAAGAATTATTTAAACATTTAGATGAAAACGGCGCAATTTTATCTATTGAATCAGGATATGCTACATTAACTCCTAAAAAATATAGACAAGAGTATTCTAAATATCCTATTTATTATTATGTTTTAAAAGATATAAAACATCTTGCAGGTGATGAGTTTATAAAACTTTTAAAAGAGCAATACCCAAAACTTCAAAAAATAGTTGTAGGTTTTGATTTTTGTTTTGGTAAAAATAGAGGATATTGTATTCCTCAATTAAAAGAGATATTTGAAGGAGAGGTAGTTGTAGTTGATGAGTTTAAAATTGATAATATTCCTGTTCATTCTAGAACAATTAGAGAATATATATCAAATGGTGAGTTAACAATTGCAAATAAACTATTAAATAAAGAATATAAAATCTATGGAACACAAATCAAAGGTCAAGGTTTAGGTTCTAAAAGTTTTGTACCAACAATAAATTTAAAAGTGGATGATTTTTTATTACCACAAGCTGGTGTTTATATTACTAAGACTATTTTAGATGAAAAAGAATATGATTCTATTACATTTCTAGGTCATAGAGTTACAACTGATGGCTCTTATGCAATTGAAACACATATTCTCAATAGTGATATAAAAGATGATGAATATGAGATTCAAATTAAGTTTTTTAAAAAAATTCGTGATAATAAAAAATTCGAATCTTTTGAAGGACTAAAACAGCAAATATTATCAGATATTAATGAGGCTAAAGATTACTTTTTAAATTAA
- a CDS encoding FAD-binding oxidoreductase, which yields MIEQRHLDFITNIVGSENIKSDKAHLIAYSYDATKTRFEPDAVVFPRHEEDISQILKYCNEHEVVIVPRGAGSGFTGGALPANGGISLSLERHMDKLLEIDMENMVGVVQPGLINMDFQKAVEAVGLFYPPDPASENYSTLGGNVSENAGGMRAAKYGITKDYVMALRAVLPNGDIIKAGKKTIKDVAGYNTAGILIASEGTLAVITEITLKLIPKPRHKKTYMGIFPSVENAMNAVFKSLAKGANPVAMEFLDSLVIKALRDKLNVDLPEEAGAILIGDVDGNLEDEVIFQLDTLKESFLENGSTDFIIAENEEEGNKLWFARRNASPAVTIYGTKKLNEDISVPRSKLPEALAGIYEIGEKYGFQVPCFGHAGDGNIHVNVMVKDKDNEKEMEDGHKAIEDIFQFVVDMGGTLSGEHGIGTSKAPFMSIAFNDEEMNLFRSIKKAFDPKNILNPNKMGL from the coding sequence ATGATAGAACAAAGACATTTAGACTTCATTACAAATATTGTAGGAAGTGAAAATATAAAAAGTGATAAAGCACACTTAATTGCTTATTCTTATGACGCAACTAAAACTAGATTTGAACCAGATGCTGTTGTATTTCCAAGACATGAAGAAGATATCTCACAGATATTAAAATATTGTAATGAACATGAAGTAGTAATTGTTCCAAGAGGTGCAGGTTCAGGCTTTACAGGTGGAGCTTTACCTGCAAATGGTGGGATTTCACTTTCACTAGAGAGACATATGGATAAGCTTTTAGAAATTGATATGGAAAATATGGTTGGAGTTGTTCAACCAGGTCTTATTAATATGGATTTTCAAAAAGCTGTTGAAGCTGTTGGATTATTTTATCCGCCAGATCCAGCTAGTGAAAACTACTCTACTTTAGGTGGAAATGTTTCTGAAAATGCTGGTGGAATGAGAGCTGCTAAATATGGAATTACAAAAGATTATGTAATGGCATTAAGAGCTGTTTTACCAAATGGTGATATTATAAAAGCTGGTAAAAAAACTATTAAAGATGTTGCAGGTTATAACACTGCAGGAATTTTAATAGCAAGTGAAGGAACACTAGCTGTTATTACTGAAATTACTCTAAAATTAATTCCAAAACCAAGACATAAAAAAACTTATATGGGAATTTTTCCAAGTGTTGAAAATGCTATGAATGCAGTATTTAAATCACTTGCAAAAGGCGCAAATCCTGTTGCTATGGAATTTTTAGATTCACTTGTAATTAAAGCCTTAAGAGATAAGTTAAATGTTGATTTACCAGAAGAAGCAGGTGCTATTTTAATTGGTGATGTAGATGGTAACTTAGAAGATGAAGTAATTTTTCAATTAGATACTCTAAAAGAATCTTTTTTAGAAAATGGTTCTACTGATTTTATAATTGCAGAAAATGAAGAAGAAGGTAATAAACTTTGGTTTGCAAGAAGAAATGCATCACCAGCAGTTACAATTTATGGAACAAAAAAACTTAATGAAGATATTTCAGTTCCACGATCAAAACTTCCAGAAGCCTTAGCAGGTATTTATGAAATTGGTGAAAAATATGGTTTCCAAGTTCCTTGTTTTGGTCATGCAGGAGATGGTAATATCCATGTTAATGTTATGGTAAAAGATAAAGACAATGAAAAAGAAATGGAAGATGGTCATAAAGCCATTGAAGATATTTTCCAATTTGTTGTAGATATGGGTGGAACTTTAAGTGGTGAGCATGGTATTGGTACTTCAAAAGCACCATTTATGTCAATTGCATTTAATGATGAAGAAATGAATCTATTTAGAAGTATTAAAAAGGCTTTCGATCCAAAGAATATTTTAAACCCAAATAAAATGGGATTATAA
- the cmoA gene encoding carboxy-S-adenosyl-L-methionine synthase CmoA: MVDKVFEKSIIKQFEFDEEVASVFDDMLNRSVPFYKEMQRLSINFACNFLEENDKVYDLGCSTASTLIELSKHCEHNLELIGIDNSSAMLNRAAKKAKAFGVDIELINADLHDVEYANAKLILSNYTLQFIRPLQREKLVKKVFDSLKEEGIFIFSEKVISSNSKLNKQSIDEYYEFKKTQGYSEFEISQKREALENVLIPYTEEENRKMILDAGFSHCETIFKWVNFATFIAIK; this comes from the coding sequence ATGGTAGATAAAGTATTTGAAAAATCAATAATAAAACAATTTGAATTTGATGAAGAAGTTGCATCAGTATTTGATGATATGTTAAATAGATCAGTTCCTTTTTATAAAGAGATGCAAAGATTATCAATAAATTTTGCATGTAATTTTTTAGAAGAAAATGATAAAGTATATGACTTAGGTTGTTCAACAGCTTCAACTTTAATTGAATTAAGTAAACACTGTGAACATAACTTAGAGTTAATTGGTATTGATAACTCAAGTGCTATGTTAAATAGAGCAGCTAAAAAAGCAAAAGCTTTTGGTGTTGATATAGAACTAATAAATGCAGACTTACACGATGTCGAATACGCAAATGCAAAACTAATTCTCTCAAACTATACATTACAATTTATAAGACCCTTACAAAGAGAAAAATTAGTAAAAAAAGTTTTTGATTCATTAAAAGAAGAAGGTATTTTTATTTTTAGTGAAAAAGTAATATCTTCAAATTCAAAATTAAACAAACAAAGTATAGACGAATATTATGAATTTAAAAAAACACAGGGCTATTCTGAGTTTGAAATTTCTCAAAAAAGAGAAGCTTTAGAAAACGTTTTAATACCATATACAGAAGAAGAAAATAGAAAAATGATATTAGATGCAGGATTCTCACATTGTGAGACAATTTTTAAATGGGTAAATTTTGCCACATTTATTGCAATAAAATAG
- a CDS encoding plasminogen-binding N-terminal domain-containing protein, with protein sequence MNKFLLIAVTTLLSMTIANAKTTVCYKKDWNSPSTIETTSLDGGECASKYSIKQMKDMGWNVLDIKIDSSENNLSYQYLLTNDAINTNSTQEVKVASNTNNQLSFKAIGAKIVDVKDNKTTIDIGNLIIGQSGIVIHIYDNDKRLIVANAEVIESNETSSVVKFSEFKDIKQDAIPTSNRTVQKDDILVLNYLYTASLLIAPNLETFQTVRGSFKYNNFLHSDIFATKLKIDNMPFLTKKYIQNYAINQNLGTIFLVANQKVNVLDTKTLKILTSYDIAYDTSKTEMPFYTRVTDIEKSNLDIDFNVFTSKENLSYDQYYKQLLGLK encoded by the coding sequence ATGAATAAATTTTTACTAATTGCAGTAACAACATTACTATCAATGACAATTGCTAATGCAAAAACTACAGTATGTTATAAAAAAGATTGGAATTCTCCTTCTACAATTGAAACAACTTCATTAGATGGTGGAGAATGTGCAAGTAAATATTCAATAAAACAAATGAAAGATATGGGATGGAATGTATTAGATATTAAAATAGATTCTTCTGAAAATAATTTAAGTTATCAGTATCTTTTAACAAATGATGCAATCAATACAAACAGCACTCAAGAAGTAAAAGTTGCTTCAAATACAAATAATCAATTATCATTTAAAGCAATTGGTGCAAAAATTGTTGATGTAAAAGATAACAAAACTACTATTGATATTGGTAATTTAATTATTGGTCAAAGTGGTATAGTTATTCATATTTATGATAATGACAAAAGATTAATTGTAGCAAATGCAGAAGTTATCGAATCAAATGAAACATCATCTGTTGTTAAATTTTCTGAATTTAAAGATATAAAACAAGATGCAATTCCTACATCAAATAGAACTGTACAAAAAGATGATATTTTAGTTTTAAACTATTTATATACAGCATCATTACTAATTGCTCCTAATTTAGAAACATTCCAAACTGTAAGAGGAAGCTTTAAATACAATAACTTTTTACATTCAGACATTTTTGCTACTAAATTAAAAATAGATAATATGCCTTTTTTAACAAAAAAATATATTCAAAACTATGCTATTAATCAAAATTTAGGAACTATATTTTTAGTTGCCAATCAAAAAGTTAATGTATTAGATACAAAAACTTTAAAAATATTAACAAGTTACGATATTGCTTATGACACAAGTAAAACTGAGATGCCATTTTATACAAGAGTTACTGATATTGAAAAATCTAATTTAGATATAGATTTTAATGTATTTACTAGTAAAGAAAACCTAAGTTATGATCAATACTACAAACAATTATTAGGGTTAAAATAA